The Chitinophaga sp. H8 genome contains a region encoding:
- a CDS encoding HEAT repeat domain-containing protein: MIETVIPADFFASLYYEFRYAPLIIQIAFVFIIIAVSFTAGAYLSILLSRYRGYRRDKKLAAINPVIDNLIFERIIMNDSIDPDTPASQVQLPIEDFHLPIFRKRWARQALVDRIINYRKNVRGNMGQLLRALYVQLELDKESYRKMKSSRWDIKVQALTEFTNMDMSISDVSILPLTNSSNRELRAAARHAYIKLSKNEPFKFFDVTTEPLLLWDQVELFKIITSTEHIAIPNFAQWVTYSSNKSIVAFCLKLIVHYNQLAAVPAVIKLLETKDHYLRADTINCLGKLKVEEVESKLVTMYGSQPLICQIEILKAVGRINSGEYVSFLRQEFLHSTDFDLRKHAAKSLVRNEWRAKELIQELIATATAENLLILKHCMNPLIKF; the protein is encoded by the coding sequence ATGATAGAAACCGTTATACCTGCGGATTTTTTTGCATCACTCTATTATGAGTTCAGATACGCTCCGCTGATCATACAGATTGCTTTTGTATTTATCATCATTGCAGTCTCTTTTACAGCAGGTGCCTACCTTTCCATTTTATTAAGCCGCTACCGTGGCTACCGCCGGGATAAGAAACTGGCTGCTATTAATCCGGTCATAGATAATCTCATCTTTGAACGTATTATTATGAATGACAGCATCGATCCTGATACCCCTGCCAGTCAGGTCCAGCTGCCAATAGAAGATTTCCATCTCCCTATTTTCCGGAAACGGTGGGCCCGCCAGGCCCTGGTAGACAGGATCATCAATTACCGTAAAAATGTGCGGGGCAATATGGGTCAGTTACTAAGGGCACTGTATGTACAACTGGAGCTGGATAAGGAATCCTATCGCAAAATGAAATCCTCCCGCTGGGATATAAAAGTGCAGGCGCTGACAGAGTTTACCAATATGGATATGTCTATCTCTGATGTAAGTATCCTGCCACTCACCAATAGCAGCAACCGGGAATTAAGAGCTGCTGCCCGGCACGCCTATATCAAACTGAGTAAAAACGAACCTTTCAAATTCTTTGATGTTACCACAGAACCTTTATTGCTATGGGATCAGGTAGAATTATTCAAGATCATCACGTCTACCGAACATATTGCTATTCCCAATTTTGCACAATGGGTCACCTACTCTTCCAATAAAAGTATTGTTGCCTTTTGCCTGAAACTGATTGTACACTATAACCAGCTGGCCGCTGTACCCGCAGTGATCAAATTACTGGAAACCAAAGACCATTACCTGAGGGCAGACACTATTAACTGCCTAGGCAAATTGAAAGTGGAGGAAGTGGAAAGTAAGCTGGTTACTATGTATGGCAGCCAGCCACTGATTTGCCAGATAGAAATACTCAAAGCGGTAGGCCGTATCAACAGTGGGGAATATGTTAGTTTTTTAAGACAGGAATTCCTGCACTCTACTGATTTTGACCTCCGTAAACACGCTGCTAAATCACTGGTAAGAAATGAATGGAGAGCCAAAGAGCTGATCCAGGAGCTGATAGCTACTGCTACCGCCGAAAACCTGTTGATATTAAAGCATTGTATGAACCCTTTAATTAAATTTTAA
- a CDS encoding DUF983 domain-containing protein yields MKVPDEIQKPNLLGSVLQNKCPRCRRGQLFTDKNPYHLKKCLEMNEHCPVCGQVTEVEAGFYFGTGYVSYALSIATCVASFIAWVVFVGISIYDNRLFWWLGFNAGLLLLLQPIFMRLARSIWIYFFVPYDPNWQKPAVTPTPAVGLN; encoded by the coding sequence ATGAAAGTTCCTGATGAAATACAAAAACCAAACCTGCTGGGCAGTGTTTTACAAAATAAATGCCCTCGTTGCCGCAGGGGCCAGCTCTTTACAGATAAGAATCCGTACCACCTGAAAAAATGCCTGGAAATGAATGAGCATTGCCCTGTTTGCGGGCAGGTAACAGAAGTGGAAGCGGGCTTTTATTTCGGTACTGGTTATGTAAGTTATGCCTTGTCAATTGCTACCTGTGTAGCCAGCTTTATTGCCTGGGTAGTATTTGTAGGTATCTCTATTTACGACAACCGCCTGTTCTGGTGGCTGGGCTTCAATGCAGGATTGTTGTTACTTTTACAACCGATATTTATGCGACTGGCCAGGTCCATCTGGATCTACTTCTTTGTACCTTATGATCCTAACTGGCAAAAACCGGCAGTCACCCCTACACCGGCAGTAGGGCTAAATTAG
- a CDS encoding glycosyltransferase family 2 protein: MNTGFWETVAKGYEQTVFIYGTTLLVIYALLALLSMLAVRRYAKKDVFHDENTLISSPLAPGISVLAPAFNEGLTIIFNVRSLLTLNYPRYEIIITNDGSTDDTLEQLIHEFELIPVDFAYNAKIRTQPVKKIYKSTNPAYAKLMVIDKVNGKSKADAVNAAINAARFDYFLCTDVDCILDKNTLIELIKPVMQEDKKRVIAIGATLRIANSCEFEDGVMTRMRPPRQLLPRFQEVEYIRSFVLGKMGWSFLNCVPNVSGGLGLFDKEVAIRSGGYDPSSFGEDMELMTRMCRYAHDNNINYAVRYIPKTLCWTEAPSSIKIFMRQRTRWARGLAQLTLAHFKVFLNPRYKKLGLVVFPFNFFFELLAPIIEITGIVYYIILACLGLINWPFALLLLLFVYTYAVMITTLAILWDQLTFRYYRTWKEVAFLCMTPFMEFLFYHPLIVFFSIRGYYFFLTGKKGTWGNMQRQGFSNTARKSVPA, translated from the coding sequence ATGAATACTGGCTTCTGGGAAACAGTTGCAAAAGGTTATGAGCAAACGGTTTTCATTTATGGAACTACGTTATTGGTAATTTATGCCCTGCTGGCACTGCTCTCGATGCTGGCCGTACGCAGGTATGCCAAAAAAGATGTTTTTCATGATGAAAATACGCTGATCAGCTCTCCCCTGGCGCCGGGTATCTCTGTACTTGCTCCCGCATTTAACGAAGGGCTGACCATCATATTCAATGTACGTTCCCTCCTGACATTAAACTATCCCCGGTATGAGATCATTATTACCAATGATGGCAGCACCGACGATACCCTGGAACAACTGATCCACGAATTTGAGCTGATACCGGTTGATTTTGCCTATAATGCCAAAATAAGGACCCAGCCTGTTAAAAAAATCTATAAATCCACCAACCCTGCTTATGCCAAATTAATGGTAATTGATAAGGTGAATGGAAAAAGTAAAGCAGATGCGGTGAATGCAGCCATCAATGCTGCCAGATTTGATTATTTCCTATGCACGGACGTAGATTGCATCTTAGATAAAAACACCCTGATAGAGCTGATCAAGCCTGTTATGCAGGAAGACAAAAAAAGGGTGATCGCCATCGGTGCCACCCTCCGTATTGCCAATTCCTGCGAATTTGAAGATGGTGTAATGACCCGCATGAGGCCGCCACGGCAACTCCTGCCCCGCTTTCAGGAAGTAGAGTATATCCGTTCCTTTGTACTGGGAAAAATGGGATGGAGCTTTCTTAACTGTGTGCCTAATGTGTCCGGAGGATTGGGCCTTTTTGATAAAGAAGTAGCTATCAGAAGCGGTGGCTATGATCCCAGCTCCTTTGGGGAAGATATGGAACTGATGACCCGCATGTGCCGTTACGCCCATGATAACAACATTAACTACGCGGTAAGATATATCCCTAAAACATTGTGCTGGACAGAAGCGCCTTCGAGTATAAAGATATTTATGCGGCAACGTACCCGTTGGGCACGGGGATTAGCCCAACTTACACTTGCGCATTTCAAGGTATTCCTCAACCCCAGGTATAAGAAACTGGGGCTGGTCGTTTTTCCCTTTAATTTCTTCTTTGAGCTGCTGGCGCCAATAATTGAAATCACCGGGATTGTTTACTATATCATACTGGCATGCCTGGGGCTGATTAACTGGCCTTTTGCCCTGCTGCTGCTCTTATTTGTATATACATATGCTGTCATGATTACCACATTAGCTATCCTGTGGGATCAACTAACGTTCAGGTATTACCGGACCTGGAAGGAAGTGGCATTCCTGTGCATGACACCATTTATGGAGTTTTTATTTTATCACCCGCTGATCGTATTCTTTTCCATCAGAGGTTATTATTTTTTCCTGACCGGCAAAAAAGGTACCTGGGGAAATATGCAGCGGCAAGGTTTCAGCAACACTGCACGTAAAAGTGTACCTGCCTGA
- a CDS encoding AraC family transcriptional regulator yields the protein MAKHQIPTYTICRLAADEAVQKELIAERFPHYLDTHQHLHFPHRHSFYHLVFFTKGAGKQSIDFVSFPVQPGQIYFMVPGQVHGWDFDGEMDGYIINFSDTFFHTLLQNTQYIDQFYFFNGQAAESVLQLPVNIQTEITALFEKILAEVQQNNDHMMDMIRTLLLQIFILVNRVQVTTIRQKQVPQHNYLLLRNFQQLIEKNYTQLKLPKEYAALLYITPNHLNALCKDVLDKSAGEIIRDRILLEAKRLLTNADMSIMDIAYQLNFADNSYFSKFFKKYAGATPEDFRKQFDHTYNK from the coding sequence ATGGCAAAGCATCAGATTCCAACATACACAATTTGCAGACTTGCTGCAGATGAAGCTGTTCAAAAGGAACTGATTGCCGAGCGGTTCCCCCATTATCTGGATACGCATCAGCACCTGCATTTCCCACACCGGCATTCTTTTTACCACCTGGTGTTTTTTACCAAAGGTGCAGGCAAACAATCTATTGATTTTGTGAGCTTTCCGGTGCAGCCCGGACAGATTTATTTTATGGTACCCGGACAGGTACATGGATGGGATTTTGATGGCGAAATGGATGGTTATATCATCAATTTTTCCGACACCTTCTTCCATACCCTGCTGCAAAACACACAGTATATTGACCAGTTCTATTTTTTTAACGGACAGGCTGCAGAATCAGTGCTACAGCTGCCGGTAAACATACAAACTGAAATAACTGCCCTGTTTGAAAAAATACTGGCAGAAGTGCAGCAGAATAATGATCATATGATGGATATGATCAGGACCCTGCTCCTCCAGATCTTTATATTGGTAAACCGTGTTCAGGTGACCACTATCCGGCAAAAACAGGTGCCACAACATAATTATCTTTTGTTGCGCAATTTTCAGCAGCTGATAGAAAAAAACTATACACAGCTGAAACTGCCCAAAGAATATGCCGCACTGCTGTACATCACGCCTAATCACCTGAATGCGTTGTGCAAAGATGTGCTGGACAAGTCTGCCGGAGAAATCATACGCGACAGGATACTGCTGGAAGCGAAAAGACTGCTTACCAATGCCGATATGAGCATCATGGATATTGCTTACCAGCTGAACTTCGCAGACAACTCTTACTTTTCAAAATTCTTTAAGAAATATGCTGGTGCTACGCCGGAAGACTTTAGGAAACAATTTGACCACACCTATAACAAATAA
- a CDS encoding glycosyltransferase family 2 protein produces the protein MELFKDFYEGFVFIYGCTMLLLYAMLAILSFRGILRFQKKNSYVDYNNILQSPLAPGISVIAPAFNEGVTIISNVRSLLTLNYSKFEVIIVNDGSTDDTLEKLVNEFQLVPVDFAYNERIKSQPVKRLFKSTNIAYDKLLVIDKVNGKSKADASNAGINAAAFDYFLCTDVDCIIERDTLLKMIKPFMDEEHKKIKEVGEPCPECGYIHVIEDSIRVIASGATLRIANSCEIDEGVITRVRPPRKWLPRFQEMEYIRAYVLGKMGWSLINCVPNVSGGLGLFDKEIAIKAGGYDSKSFAEDMDLVTRMCTYMIDNKLKYAIRYIPTTQCWTEGPPNMKVFSRQRTRWGRGLAEIITIHKKVIFNPHYRKLGLVVLPYSLLFEFLAPIIEFTGILYYIYLIVTDQVNWHYATILLVFVYLYAIMITTLAVLWDQLTYRYYNTWREVVGLSLMAFLEPLIYHPLIVFFALRGYFHFLTGKKHSWGNMQRQGFGQKKKALPVQ, from the coding sequence GTGGAATTGTTTAAGGATTTTTATGAAGGTTTTGTGTTTATCTATGGCTGCACCATGCTGCTGCTATATGCTATGCTGGCGATACTGTCTTTCAGGGGTATCCTCCGCTTCCAGAAAAAAAACAGCTATGTAGACTATAACAATATCCTGCAGTCACCCCTCGCGCCCGGCATATCTGTTATTGCACCAGCCTTTAATGAAGGGGTTACCATCATTTCCAATGTAAGATCACTTTTAACGCTCAACTACTCCAAATTTGAAGTCATCATAGTAAATGATGGCAGTACAGATGACACCCTGGAAAAACTGGTCAATGAATTCCAGCTGGTGCCGGTTGACTTCGCCTATAATGAAAGGATAAAATCCCAACCAGTAAAAAGACTGTTCAAGTCTACCAACATTGCCTACGATAAATTGCTGGTAATCGATAAAGTAAACGGTAAAAGTAAAGCGGATGCCTCCAATGCAGGTATCAATGCGGCCGCTTTCGATTACTTCTTATGTACAGACGTGGATTGTATCATTGAGCGGGATACCCTGCTCAAAATGATCAAACCATTCATGGATGAAGAGCATAAGAAGATAAAGGAAGTAGGAGAACCCTGTCCCGAATGCGGCTATATACATGTGATAGAAGATAGTATCCGCGTAATCGCATCCGGTGCTACGCTTCGTATTGCCAACTCCTGCGAAATTGATGAAGGGGTGATTACCCGGGTAAGACCTCCCAGAAAATGGCTGCCACGCTTTCAGGAAATGGAATATATACGGGCATATGTACTGGGAAAAATGGGCTGGAGCCTGATCAATTGCGTACCCAATGTTTCCGGGGGGCTGGGACTGTTTGACAAGGAAATTGCTATTAAGGCAGGAGGATATGATTCCAAATCCTTTGCAGAGGATATGGACCTGGTAACCCGTATGTGTACTTATATGATCGATAACAAATTAAAGTATGCGATCCGTTATATTCCTACTACACAGTGCTGGACAGAAGGGCCTCCTAATATGAAAGTATTCAGCCGGCAGCGTACCCGCTGGGGACGCGGACTGGCAGAGATCATCACCATCCATAAGAAGGTGATCTTTAACCCCCATTACCGCAAACTGGGACTGGTAGTACTGCCCTACAGCCTCTTGTTTGAATTCCTGGCACCTATCATCGAATTCACAGGTATTCTTTATTATATATACCTGATTGTTACAGACCAGGTCAACTGGCACTATGCCACTATTCTTCTGGTGTTTGTATACCTCTATGCGATCATGATCACTACCCTGGCAGTATTATGGGATCAGCTTACTTACCGGTATTACAATACCTGGCGCGAGGTAGTAGGCCTGAGCCTGATGGCATTCCTGGAACCGCTTATCTATCATCCGCTGATTGTGTTCTTTGCCCTCCGTGGATATTTCCACTTCCTGACCGGCAAAAAACATAGTTGGGGCAATATGCAACGACAAGGTTTTGGTCAAAAAAAGAAAGCATTACCTGTTCAATAA
- a CDS encoding tetratricopeptide repeat protein, with translation MLSVFKSILLAFCVCASLQIQAQVFRQKANAEELYNEAVKETRLGHYDKALTLVNQGLKKQPDDIDMQLLLGRLYMLTGNNEAARKQVKKVLTKAPRYRDAYQYAINIEIITGKYEEADCYTDEALGYFPNDRDFMLKKMEIQHLLNRINKGNQLAENLLSRFSEDTTVRNAYIEHYLFTGRYYMKNGNPQQAGISFEKVLALSPANTEAKDALLRGYIQGQDYESALEQINAALSTNPSSYELLLRKLDILRNKHAYADALIVFQTILRYHPNDAKVRGMETELRMEAAAYYANTDPYLLYRAILEKNPGNQEALNKLIGFSMSRGAYKEALEWINRGLKSNPNNLKLLSQKIDMLEGDRKYTEAALLAERLWQRNPSADLKARLVTLQIASGRYYLSQLQYDEAITAFERVLTLEPNNKEALENIVNTYIARKDVKNALLTLDKAISYYPADDLLLLKKSSILADAGRFEEAAQIAAALSKKSPGDTRFAAAFTAQRLAAGRTLMQAEEYDLAKEQFTQVLEQDPKNEDALNYMINLESGTGQSEQALYYANQALLYNPGNKDLLLKKAGVLDQLKRYPEAADIMQQLIRRYPYTAKYKTAYLSSLLASGNRYQQNNMPDSALSVFTQVLTLNPKDSLALQYTTNILMGTKQYDSALVYVNEGIKYYPDNTTFLMKRATILENQQAFAAASLAADSLVKLNASPVNTDYADYLKSKTLKNQFGLFFLHSSFDYNDDPYSIATIEYRRFMKRGSYAARVNYAGRKEGTGLQAEGELYYTHHPKWYSYAVAAYSNELVFPQLRAGYSIFRSFKYDIEAELGIRYLKAEETSSISGVTSIAKTFDDFWINLRAYFISDDPEFYTSFNLTTRYYMNRRQDYISFVAGLGTSPDDKSRLIQFPKLAGLLTRSIGAGYQHVFKYRTTIGINGTWITQKITSQSYQNQYDLYLTFLRKF, from the coding sequence ATGCTATCTGTATTCAAATCAATCTTACTGGCTTTTTGTGTGTGCGCTTCTCTGCAGATACAAGCTCAGGTTTTCAGGCAAAAGGCCAATGCGGAAGAATTGTACAATGAAGCCGTAAAGGAAACCAGGCTGGGGCATTATGATAAGGCACTGACATTAGTAAACCAGGGCCTGAAAAAACAACCGGATGATATAGATATGCAACTGTTGCTGGGACGCCTGTATATGCTTACCGGCAACAATGAAGCGGCCAGGAAACAGGTAAAAAAAGTACTGACCAAAGCACCACGCTATCGCGATGCCTACCAGTACGCGATCAATATCGAAATCATTACCGGGAAATATGAAGAAGCGGATTGTTATACCGATGAGGCCTTAGGCTATTTTCCCAATGACAGGGATTTTATGTTGAAGAAAATGGAAATCCAGCACCTGCTCAACAGGATCAATAAGGGAAATCAGCTGGCAGAAAATTTACTCTCCAGGTTTTCGGAAGATACCACTGTCCGTAATGCCTATATAGAACATTATCTGTTTACCGGCAGGTATTATATGAAAAATGGTAATCCGCAACAGGCAGGTATCAGTTTTGAAAAAGTACTGGCACTATCTCCTGCCAATACCGAAGCAAAAGACGCCTTACTAAGGGGCTATATCCAAGGGCAGGACTATGAAAGTGCGCTGGAACAAATTAATGCTGCGTTGAGTACCAATCCCTCCTCCTATGAGTTACTGCTACGAAAGCTGGATATTTTACGGAACAAACACGCCTATGCAGATGCCCTGATCGTATTTCAAACCATACTACGCTATCACCCCAATGATGCCAAGGTAAGAGGTATGGAAACCGAACTTCGCATGGAAGCAGCTGCCTACTATGCTAACACAGATCCTTATCTGCTCTATCGCGCTATCCTGGAAAAAAATCCAGGTAACCAGGAAGCATTAAATAAACTGATCGGTTTCAGCATGAGCCGCGGTGCCTATAAAGAAGCACTGGAATGGATTAACCGGGGCCTGAAAAGCAATCCCAATAACCTCAAACTGCTTTCCCAGAAGATAGATATGCTGGAGGGCGATCGTAAATATACAGAGGCCGCACTCCTGGCAGAAAGGCTATGGCAGCGCAACCCGTCGGCCGACCTGAAAGCAAGGCTGGTGACATTACAAATAGCCAGTGGACGCTACTATCTCAGCCAACTGCAATATGATGAGGCTATCACTGCATTTGAAAGGGTATTGACACTGGAACCCAACAATAAGGAAGCACTGGAGAATATTGTGAATACCTATATCGCCCGCAAAGATGTTAAAAATGCCTTGCTTACACTAGATAAGGCCATCAGCTATTACCCGGCAGATGACCTGCTCCTGCTGAAAAAGTCCAGTATCCTGGCGGATGCCGGCAGATTTGAAGAAGCTGCACAGATCGCTGCAGCCTTATCAAAAAAATCCCCTGGTGACACCCGCTTTGCAGCTGCTTTTACAGCACAGCGCCTGGCTGCCGGAAGGACACTGATGCAGGCGGAAGAATATGATCTGGCTAAAGAACAGTTTACCCAGGTATTGGAACAAGATCCCAAAAATGAAGATGCCCTCAACTATATGATTAACCTGGAAAGCGGTACCGGACAATCTGAACAAGCCCTGTACTATGCCAACCAGGCGCTGTTATACAATCCCGGCAATAAAGACCTGCTTCTCAAAAAAGCAGGTGTACTGGACCAGCTTAAAAGATATCCGGAAGCAGCCGATATCATGCAGCAACTTATACGCAGGTATCCGTACACCGCTAAATATAAGACGGCTTACCTTTCCAGTTTGCTGGCCAGCGGCAACCGGTATCAACAAAACAATATGCCGGATAGCGCATTGTCCGTTTTTACCCAGGTGTTAACACTCAACCCTAAAGACTCTCTGGCGTTGCAATACACTACCAATATCCTGATGGGCACCAAACAATATGACAGCGCACTCGTATATGTGAATGAAGGCATTAAATATTATCCGGACAATACCACCTTCTTAATGAAGCGTGCCACCATACTGGAAAACCAACAGGCATTTGCTGCGGCTTCTCTGGCGGCCGATTCTCTCGTAAAACTGAACGCCAGTCCAGTCAATACAGACTATGCCGACTACCTGAAAAGCAAAACACTCAAGAACCAGTTTGGGTTGTTCTTCCTGCACTCCTCTTTTGATTATAACGACGACCCCTATAGTATTGCTACAATAGAATACAGACGGTTTATGAAACGGGGATCCTATGCTGCACGCGTCAATTATGCCGGAAGAAAAGAAGGTACCGGATTACAGGCTGAAGGAGAATTATACTATACCCATCATCCCAAATGGTATTCCTACGCAGTGGCAGCCTATTCCAATGAGCTGGTGTTTCCACAGCTACGGGCAGGCTACTCCATCTTCAGGTCATTCAAATATGATATTGAAGCAGAGCTGGGGATAAGATACCTGAAAGCAGAAGAAACGAGCAGTATATCCGGAGTAACTTCCATCGCAAAAACGTTTGATGACTTCTGGATCAATCTGCGGGCTTATTTTATCAGCGACGATCCGGAATTTTATACTTCCTTTAACCTGACTACCCGTTATTACATGAACAGGCGGCAGGATTATATTTCCTTCGTAGCCGGATTAGGTACTTCTCCGGACGATAAAAGCCGGCTGATACAATTTCCTAAACTGGCGGGACTGCTTACCCGCAGCATAGGGGCCGGTTACCAGCATGTGTTTAAATATCGTACTACCATCGGGATCAATGGTACCTGGATCACCCAGAAAATAACCAGCCAGTCTTACCAGAATCAGTACGATCTTTATCTCACCTTTCTGAGAAAATTTTAA
- a CDS encoding DUF4838 domain-containing protein yields MFRLMHTLIVLSALLINSACNTGKADITLVAQGKVQHVIVLPAEATKNETKAAHLLQDYIRRISGAQPDIITESNYQDQQAIFIGNTSHGEQYNTRKIKGEGFYIASDDTHVFIHGGSGQGVIYGVYTFLEKYLGCRKYANIPAYTPANKNIRVPARIFDLQNPQFIYRQVYYPAANDPEYMVWHKLQQLDDLWGIWGHSFFKIIPPNTYFTTHPEYFSLVNGKRQPMQLCLSNESVYQLTVDYLKKAISNNPDAIYWSIAPNDGGGFCTCDNCQKTDAAEGGPQGSLLKFVNRVASQFPQQQFTTLAYTYTSHPPKNLKPADNVFIMLSSIDAYRHEPLRSAASAAGFRKDLEGWAAITPRIFIWDYTTQFTNYLAPFPDYNHLQDNLQYFADNQVKGVFSQGSGATYSDMAELNSYLLAGLLWDVKADSKAVITGFLNGFYGKAGTFLDAYLQELITAVKTTHSKLDIYGNPVHNIKGYLSPALIDKYAQLLDKAEAAAETDTAFLNRVYNARLPLEYTVLQQSKFFGNEQYGYLTANNQETGSFIVKPNWPARVKRFVEQCKKAGVTELAEEGMTPDAYAASWDALFTRKWISNLAFHAAVTLAHPFTPEYTPKKEGTLVDGLTGDTDFSYNWLFTYGQDMIATIDMGKNKSINQIRMNFLQDPRHNIFNPVALTVETSADGITYQPAGTQTISPLSEEDNTARINTFAFKLPAVNARYVRVTARCLPAMPAWRNAAGKKPALCCDEVYVL; encoded by the coding sequence ATGTTCAGGCTGATGCATACTTTAATTGTCTTATCTGCTTTATTGATCAACAGTGCCTGTAATACCGGTAAGGCTGATATTACGCTCGTAGCACAAGGCAAGGTGCAACATGTGATCGTATTGCCGGCAGAGGCCACTAAAAATGAAACCAAAGCGGCACACCTGCTACAGGACTATATCAGGCGTATCAGTGGTGCACAGCCTGATATCATTACAGAATCAAACTACCAGGATCAGCAAGCCATTTTTATAGGCAACACCTCACATGGAGAACAATACAATACCCGTAAAATAAAAGGAGAAGGTTTCTATATCGCATCAGATGATACCCACGTATTCATACACGGAGGCAGTGGACAAGGGGTGATATACGGCGTATATACCTTTCTTGAGAAGTACCTGGGTTGCCGGAAGTATGCCAACATTCCGGCATATACCCCGGCCAATAAAAACATCCGGGTACCTGCCCGCATTTTTGACCTGCAAAATCCACAATTCATTTACCGGCAGGTATATTACCCGGCTGCGAACGATCCGGAATATATGGTATGGCATAAACTACAGCAGCTGGACGACCTCTGGGGGATTTGGGGCCACTCCTTTTTCAAGATCATTCCACCCAACACATATTTTACCACACATCCTGAATACTTTTCACTGGTAAACGGCAAACGGCAGCCTATGCAACTCTGCCTTAGCAATGAATCTGTTTACCAGCTTACAGTAGACTATCTGAAAAAAGCGATCAGTAATAATCCGGATGCCATTTACTGGTCTATAGCCCCCAATGATGGTGGCGGTTTCTGCACTTGCGACAACTGCCAGAAAACAGATGCTGCGGAAGGAGGACCTCAGGGCTCTCTCCTGAAATTTGTAAACCGGGTAGCCAGCCAGTTTCCACAACAGCAATTCACCACCCTGGCCTATACATATACTTCCCACCCACCTAAAAACCTGAAACCGGCAGACAATGTTTTTATCATGCTCAGCAGCATTGATGCTTACCGTCATGAACCATTACGCTCCGCTGCTTCTGCGGCAGGGTTCAGAAAAGACCTGGAAGGATGGGCGGCTATCACACCCCGTATTTTTATTTGGGATTATACTACCCAGTTTACCAACTACCTGGCCCCTTTTCCCGACTATAACCACCTGCAGGACAACCTGCAGTACTTCGCAGACAACCAGGTAAAGGGGGTGTTCTCTCAAGGTAGCGGGGCCACCTATAGTGATATGGCAGAATTAAACAGCTATTTGCTGGCCGGTTTACTCTGGGATGTCAAAGCAGATAGCAAAGCCGTTATTACCGGCTTTTTAAATGGCTTCTATGGCAAAGCCGGCACGTTCCTGGATGCTTATCTCCAGGAGCTGATCACAGCCGTAAAAACCACGCACAGTAAGCTGGATATCTATGGTAATCCGGTGCATAATATCAAAGGTTACCTCTCTCCTGCCCTTATTGATAAATATGCGCAATTGCTGGACAAAGCAGAAGCCGCAGCGGAAACAGATACCGCCTTCCTTAACCGGGTATATAATGCCAGGCTCCCGCTTGAATATACCGTGTTGCAGCAGTCGAAGTTCTTTGGCAATGAGCAATATGGCTACCTCACAGCAAACAACCAGGAAACAGGCAGCTTTATCGTAAAACCTAACTGGCCGGCAAGGGTAAAACGATTTGTGGAGCAATGTAAAAAAGCAGGGGTTACCGAACTGGCAGAAGAAGGGATGACTCCTGATGCCTATGCTGCCTCCTGGGATGCGCTTTTTACCAGGAAGTGGATCAGCAACCTAGCTTTCCACGCAGCAGTAACACTGGCACACCCGTTTACACCTGAATATACTCCCAAAAAAGAAGGTACACTGGTGGATGGGCTGACAGGGGATACCGATTTCAGCTATAACTGGTTATTTACCTATGGCCAGGATATGATTGCTACTATCGATATGGGGAAAAACAAATCCATTAACCAGATACGCATGAACTTCCTGCAAGACCCCAGGCATAATATTTTTAACCCGGTAGCACTTACTGTTGAAACATCTGCCGACGGCATCACCTATCAACCGGCTGGTACACAAACCATCTCCCCCCTTTCCGAAGAAGATAATACCGCCCGTATCAATACTTTCGCATTCAAACTCCCGGCTGTAAATGCCCGGTATGTCCGTGTTACTGCCAGATGCCTCCCTGCAATGCCTGCATGGCGCAATGCTGCCGGCAAAAAACCAGCCCTTTGCTGTGATGAGGTCTATGTATTATAA